One segment of Polyangiaceae bacterium DNA contains the following:
- a CDS encoding N-acetyltransferase — MQQLPIRLADRADAEAYADHVVRHAAESGRDGMPYFALSRTVDRPSVVTGARERWERSIAEILWGRTFLLIDPAKNWVVGHLELRGGRVAAEFHRVTLGMGIERAYTGRGHGRRLITTAADWARKTGLSWIDLGVFENNEPARKLYRRMGFVENGVRVDAFRVDDDVSITDVSMSLKLD, encoded by the coding sequence ATGCAGCAGCTTCCCATACGCCTTGCGGATCGCGCAGACGCTGAAGCATATGCCGATCACGTCGTGCGGCACGCAGCAGAGAGCGGGCGTGATGGCATGCCCTACTTCGCGCTGTCGCGCACCGTGGATCGACCGAGCGTCGTCACGGGCGCTCGTGAACGCTGGGAGCGCTCGATCGCCGAAATACTTTGGGGTCGAACGTTTTTGCTGATCGATCCCGCGAAGAACTGGGTCGTCGGGCACTTGGAGCTGCGTGGCGGACGCGTCGCAGCCGAGTTTCATCGCGTGACGCTGGGCATGGGCATCGAGCGGGCGTACACGGGGCGAGGCCACGGACGTCGGCTCATCACGACGGCGGCCGATTGGGCTCGCAAGACGGGGCTTTCGTGGATCGACCTGGGCGTCTTCGAGAACAACGAACCGGCGCGCAAGCTGTACCGGCGGATGGGGTTTGTCGAGAACGGCGTGCGCGTGGATGCGTTTCGAGTGGACGACGACGTGAGCATCACGGACGTGTCGATGTCGTTGAAATTGGATTGA